The Catellatospora citrea DNA segment GGATCAACCGCGGGCCGGCGGCGATGCGCTGCGCGTCGGTGAAGCCGCGACCCAGCGCCAGCACCGTGGTGTCCTCGTCGGTCTCGAACTGGTTCAGCAGCGCCTCACCCAGCCCGCGGGACACGCCTGTGATCACGACATAACGCACGCTCACAGGCTAGTCCGTCAGTGGCCGCGCCGGTCGGTCGGCGCGGCCACCCGAGGCCCGTCACTCGTATTCGGTGCCGCCCTTGCGGGTGAGGTAGGCGGGGGAGACGAGCTTGCCGATGGCGCGGCCGCCGGTCACGGGGCTGTAGCGCTCGGGCGCGGAGCGCACGACCAGGCCCTCGCGCAGGTTCGCGCCCGTGCCGGACACCGTCTCGGTGCCGTCGGCCAGCGCGATCAGCTCCTGCTCGGCGTACGGGCCCCGGTAGAGCACCGGGACCAGGGGCACCCCGTGCCCGGCGGCGAGCGGCGCGTACTCGTCCAGCGTCAGCCAGCGCACGCCTTCCCCGGCGTCCACGCACACGTCGAACACCGCGTAGCCGGGACGCACCCCTGCGTTCGCGCCGTACGGCAGGTCCTGCACGCCCCGGCCGAACACCTCGCCGAACACGCCGACCCGGTCGGCGCCGAGCGCACCGGCGACCGCGGCGGCGAACGCGGGCACGTCGAACGTGCGGATCGCGCGCCAGTAGAGGTTGTGGCCGGTCTCCTTGATGGCCAGGCGCTGCTTGCCGAAGCCCTTCGAGGAGGCGTACACCGCGCCGGTGGCCGCGACGAGAGTCATCAGCGTGGCCGAGCCGTGGATCTTCTCGGTGGCTATCACCGGCTCGCCGGCCGTGAACAGGTCCGGGTAGCGGCGGATGTTCTCCACCTCCAGCCAGGGCAGCAGGTCGGCGGCGGGCTCCATGTCCCCGGCCAGGTGCACCGGCACCGGCGGGTGCCACTTGACCACGCCGAGCAGTTCCGCGAAGTCCGTGCCCGCCGCGGCCGCCTGGGTCAGGTCCACGTCGGACAGCGCCTTCGGCAGGCAGACGATGCCCTGGGACAGCTCGCCGCGCAGGCGTACCGCGGTGATGCGGTCCTTGTTCGCGCCCGCCAGCCGACCGGTGAGGCCGAGCTCGGCGATCAGCGGCTCCGGCAGCACGGAGCCTTCGGGCAGGTAGACGGCGTGGTCCCCGGTGCG contains these protein-coding regions:
- a CDS encoding RNA ligase (ATP) is translated as MSTLKVTAERLVIHPHPNADALELAEVGRLRAVVAKGAFRTGDHAVYLPEGSVLPEPLIAELGLTGRLAGANKDRITAVRLRGELSQGIVCLPKALSDVDLTQAAAAGTDFAELLGVVKWHPPVPVHLAGDMEPAADLLPWLEVENIRRYPDLFTAGEPVIATEKIHGSATLMTLVAATGAVYASSKGFGKQRLAIKETGHNLYWRAIRTFDVPAFAAAVAGALGADRVGVFGEVFGRGVQDLPYGANAGVRPGYAVFDVCVDAGEGVRWLTLDEYAPLAAGHGVPLVPVLYRGPYAEQELIALADGTETVSGTGANLREGLVVRSAPERYSPVTGGRAIGKLVSPAYLTRKGGTEYE